A genome region from Carcharodon carcharias isolate sCarCar2 chromosome 17, sCarCar2.pri, whole genome shotgun sequence includes the following:
- the LOC121289897 gene encoding rhotekin-2-like isoform X2 yields MGSDPRGSDIQEKIDFETRMREGICKLLAASTQRDQVLHAVKNLLTCNARILRYVAELQRHTEGQVLPKVARRLSDPEKKEHLACSGKIAISDIRIPLMWKDSDHFNNRGKGQCFAVFCLVKIGTQIFDTEMVTVDKTHTDICFENLMIL; encoded by the exons GGCTCCGATATCCAGGAAAAAATCGACTTTGAGACTCGGATGCGTGAAGGAATCTGCAAACTCCTTGCTGCCTCCACCCAGCGGGATCAGGTGCTGCACGCTGTCAAAAATCTGCTCACCTGTAATGCTCGCATCCTTCGTTACGTGGCCGAGttacagaggcacacagagggacaGGTTCTACCCAAAGTGGCAAGGAG ATTGTCAGACCCTGAGAAGAAAGAGCATTTGGCATGCTCGGGAAAAATTGCAATATCCG ATATTCGAATTCCATTAATGTGGAAAGACTCTGATCATTTCAACAACCGGGGAA AGGGCCAATGTTTTGCCGTGTTTTGCCTGGTGAAGATTGGAACTCAGATTTTTGACACTGAGATGGTCACCGTGGATAAGACTCACACCGACATCTGCTTTGAGAATTTGATGATTTTGTGA